Proteins co-encoded in one Rubritalea squalenifaciens DSM 18772 genomic window:
- a CDS encoding transposase domain-containing protein, whose amino-acid sequence GAKNWLFVGNEDTGWRSAVIFTLIENIRRAGHDAYAYLKWVFEKIPHMTNQDNLRELLPKVWIRLQQDKQQTSRQETAA is encoded by the coding sequence GGAGCCAAAAACTGGTTGTTCGTAGGCAACGAAGACACGGGCTGGCGCAGTGCGGTCATCTTCACGCTGATCGAAAACATCCGCCGCGCAGGCCACGATGCCTACGCCTACCTCAAATGGGTCTTCGAAAAAATTCCCCACATGACCAATCAGGACAACCTGCGTGAGCTGCTACCCAAAGTCTGGATCAGACTCCAGCAAGACAAACAGCAGACGAGCAGACAAGAGACCGCCGCCTGA